The following proteins are encoded in a genomic region of Hyla sarda isolate aHylSar1 chromosome 3, aHylSar1.hap1, whole genome shotgun sequence:
- the LOC130360979 gene encoding probable G-protein coupled receptor 148, which yields MNSSGCAVSLISQRDVDNFSQNVASLYHSWHPESAFLPFHLEMKMFLLPTTICFVAAILVTPLILFSIFSNFSLRKETRFLLLGNALVSDLIYLFLYTISTICNMINIHIPKHVCALLLFLLAATYGGGVLTAGGMVVDTYLAILWPLHYLILVPPSRTKKMIVLLWFSSYLFAGILFLGLYFTQEPIPCQYDLCSLPVILIMTLHGDQTIRLFHILFIVCFLLFFSMILCCYIFLCYKTRESGLWKGVSSRASVTFLMHHVILGFYFCPLLLLLAESLLYMNHVIGLKIGILITLTICNVLIVLPKGISPYLYGLRYREIYKSLRLFCKFKWHSFVTLATDRLGGNTK from the coding sequence ATGAACTCTTCGGGCTGTGCTGTATCACTGATATCTCAAAGAGATGTGGACAATTTCTCCCAAAATGTGGCCAGCCTATATCACAGTTGGCATCCAGAATCAGCGTTCCTTCCCTTTCACCTAGAAATGAAGATGTTTCTGCTTCCAACCACCATCTGCTTTGTGGCTGCCATTCTAGTGACACCTCTTATTCTGTTCTCTATCTTTTCCAACTTTAGTCTGCGTAAGGAAACTCGCTTCCTTCTCCTTGGAAATGCCCTGGTTTCAGATTTAATATATCTGTTTTTGTACACTATCAGCACAATATGTAACATGATCAACATACATATCCCTAAGCATGTGTGTGCACTGCTTCTATTTTTACTGGCTGCAACCTACGGCGGTGGAGTTCTAACGGCAGGAGGAATGGTGGTGGACACGTACCTGGCCATTCTGTGGCCTCTACATTACTTGATCCTCGTCCCTCCATCAAGAACTAAAAAAATGATTGTCTTGCTATGGTTCTCCTCGTACCTCTTTGCTGGCATCTTGTTTTTAGGCTTGTACTTTACTCAAGAACCTATTCCATGCCAATATGATTTGTGTTCTCTTCCAGTCATACTTATTATGACCTTACATGGTGACCAAACAATAAGGCTGTTCCATATTCTTTTTATTGTATGTTTTCTATTATTCTTTTCAATGATTTTGTGCTGCTACATATTCCTGTGTTACAAAACCAGAGAAAGTGGTTTGTGGAAAGGTGTTTCTTCCAGGGCCAGCGTCACGTTCTTGATGCATCATGTCATCCTAGGGTTCTACTTTTGTCCTCTTCTTCTTCTGTTGGCAGAATCCTTATTATACATGAATCACGTTATAGGTCTAAAGATTGGAATACTGATCACATTGACCATTTGTAATGTTCTAATTGTCTTGCCAAAGGGTATTTCTCCATATCTATATGGGCTCAGATATAGGGAGATATATAAATCTCTCAGGCTGTTTTGCAAATTTAAGTGGCACAGTTTTGTAACATTAGCTACAGATAGACTTGGGGGTAATACAAAGTGA